The genomic region ACCGTTGCGTTGGCGAAGCGCGCCTTGTCCTCCAGGATCAGGCGAGCGGCGGTCAGCAGGGTGAAGGTCTTGCCCGAGCCCTGGGTGTGCCAGATGAGGCCACGTGTCTTCGTCGGGTCGGCGCAGCGGTTCAGGATGGCCTCACAGGCGCGCCGCTGGTGCTGGCGCAGCACCGACTTGCGCGTCTCGCCGTCCTGCACGTAGAACAAGATCCAGTGCCGCAGGGTGCGCAGGAAGTCGGTCGGCTCGAAGAAGGCTTGCACCGCAAAGCGGTAGGTTTCCTCCGGCGCCTGTTTCCAGCGCGCCATGTCGCGCCGGTTGGCGTTCCAGGTCACGCCGTACCAGTAATCGAGCAGGTGCGTCACGTTGAACAACTGGGCCGTCGCCAGCAGCTCCGGCGTTTCGAGCTCGTAGCGGCGCAGCTGCTTGATGGCGCGCTCGATGGCGTCGCCGTCCTTCGGGTTCTTGTGCTCGACGATGACCACCGGCACGCCGTTGACGACGAACATCACGTCGGCCCGGTTGCCCTTGCGCGCGGGCGGCTTGATCTTCCACTCCCAGGTCACATGGAAGACGTTATCCGCCACGTGCTCGAAGTCGATCACCGTCACTGGTCGATGGCGCTTCTCGGTCTCGTCGTACCACTGGCGTTCGCCGCGCAGCCAGGCCAGCAGCTCGCGGTTGCCCTCGATGGTGGCCGGCAGCGCGTCCAGGGTTTCCACCACCGAGCGCACGGCGTCGGCGGACATCCAGGGGTTGAACGCGGCGAGTTTGGCTTCCAGTACGTCGCGGAAGAAAGCTCCTGCCTCACCGCCTCGCTTCGCGCGTGCATCATCCGGCGTAATTGCCGTCCAGCCGATCTCTACCGCGTGCTTCACCATCGGGAACTGCACTGTGCCCGCTTCGCTGATCTTGAGCGTACTCATGCCGTGGCCTCCTCGTGTTGCGTCGAGGCCGGGGACAGCGCCGACAGATCCAGATCCGATACGGCTATCTCGCCAGTCATCAGTTTGCGCAGCAGAGATTCGAAGAGTTCCTCCAACACTTCGCACTTCGTCTGGTGTAGGTCGATCTTTCGGTCGAGGGTATGGAGTATGGTCACGATGTCCTTGGCCTCGTCCGGATCGCTCGGGCAAGCAACCTTGAAGGTCTCCACATCGTTCAGATTCAATGTCATCGTTCCGTGCGCTGATGGAACGATCTGGCTAAGCAGCCTCTCTTTACCGGCATAGATTGCGGATCGTAAGAACTGCCCGGAGTATTCCCCACGCGTCACCAGGGCTTTGACGTCCTGGTTGAAAGCCATCGCTCGGTTGATCACCGCGACCGGGAGGTCTTTCGCCAGACCCATACCACGAACCAGAAGAAGAACAGCGCCCTCAGGCGCAAGACGGCTTCCCGCCTCCACACCTGCAGCCGACACATGATCGATAGCGTCATCGAGTGCCGGACGCTTCAGATCCTTGCCTGACACCCAAGGGATGTCGCCATTCCAATACTCCGTCACTGACTTTCGAGGCGTTCCACCGCTCCAGATTTCGCAGAGTTCGAGGATCGTTCGCGGGCTCCAGCTTTCTGGCATCAGCCCGATCTCAGTCTCCTTTTGTGCTTCTGCTCGCAGGCCACGACTGAATAGCTCGCCCAATGTCGCGCGCTTGAGTTCTTGCAGCATGTCCAGCAGCGACGACTGCTGAACCAGCGCCGATTCGGTTTGACGCAACACGGCGGCGATCGCTTTCTGCTCTCCGTCGCTTGACGGATAAGAAATCTCCTTCTCCTTGAGGATGGTGAAGTGTCGGTTGTAGCCACGCGCGGGCAAGTCAACCGCACGGCAGGCGTAGAAAAAGAATAGCGGGTCGATGCCTGGCTTCGGGCGTAACAGTTGGGTTCCGTCCGCGCCGCGCGCAAACGGCGTATCTAGAAACTTGAATACACGCGTGTGGTCACCGAAAACGATCAACGGAAGCGGTGTGTCGATGACGGCGCTTTCGTCATCGGTCCAGCCTGCAATCGGCTCTTGCCCTTGGTCGATGACTGGGAAACGACCAGACGGCTTGTAGTCCCGGGATTGAATCTTGGCCTTGCCTGTGACCGATACCGGGACAAGGCAATCAGCGACCGATTCGGTGGCCCACGATTCGACTGTCATGCGTCCCCCGTCTTTGCCAAAGGGCGCAGCAGTTGCAGCAGGCCGGATGTCAAGCTGGCATCCTCTTCGTTGAGCTGTTCGAGTGCTCTAAGGAGATTAGGAATCGAGCCGATTTCCGCGTCGCCGTTCTGCCCCACCCACCGACTCGGACTCAGGTTGTAATCCGCCTCCCGCGCTTGCTCGGTGGTGATGACCGCAAGCTCGCCCTCCACCGGCTCGCCCTTGAGGTACATCGCCGCCAGCGGCCGGATGTCTTCCTCCGGCAGGTAGTTCTTGGGCCGGCCCTTCTTGAAGCGGCGACTGGCGTTGAGCAGGACGATCTTGCCCTTGCGCGCGGCGGGCTTGCGCCTGGAGAGCACGACGATGACGCCGGCGGCGGTGGTGTTGTAGAAGAGGTTCTCCGGCAGCAGGATCACGCCGTCGATCAAATCCTGCTCGACGAACCATTTGCGGATGGTGCGTTCCTTGTCCTCGTTCTTGGAGCCGGAACCGCGCGTGACGGCACCGGTGTCCAGCACCACCGCGGCGCGCCCGTGGTCGTTCATGCAGGCCAGCGTATGCTGCAGCCAGGCCCAGTCTCCCTTGCCGCTGGTGATGCCACCCGCTGTGCGGAAGCGGTCGAACGGATCGTTGGCGAACAGGTCCGCCGCGAACGGCTGATTCCACATGGGGTTGGCCACCACGATGTCGTGCCCGCGAATCTTGCCGCTGGCCTCGCGAAACTTGGGGTTGATCATGGTGTCGCCGCGCGCCAGCTCCACCTCCATGTCGTGGATGATGGCGTTCATCTGCGCCACGGCGTAACTCTCGGCCTGTAGCTCCTGGCCCGAAAGCTTGAGCGGCACGCGGCTGGTGGGGTCGAGTTCGCGGGCGACGAGCTGGAGCTTGATCAGCAGCCCCGCCGAGCCGCAGGCGTAGTCGTGGCAGGTCTCACCGGGCTTGGGCCGCAGGATGTGCGCCATCAAGAAGCCGACCTCAGTCGGCGTGAAGAACTCGCCCGCACTCTGGCCGGAGCCTTCGGCGAACTTGCGCAGCAGGTATTCGTAGGCGCGGCCAAGGAAGTCGGGCTGCACGTCGGCGAGGCCGAGGCGATAGCGCGGGTCAGAGAAGGTTTCGACCACGCCGCGCAGCTTGGCCGGGTTGATGTCCCGCTCGCCGTTGCGCTCGGCGGCGAAATCCACCACGTCGATCACGCCGGAGAGCGTCGGGTTCTGCTTGACCACGGCGCGCACTGCTTTGGTCAGGTGCTCGCCGATGTCCCGGGGCGCGGTCGGACGACCACGGTCATCGAGCGGCCAGTCGAACGATTCACGCCCGCTGATCACCGCCCAACGGGCCTCCGGTGGAAGGTAGAAACGCAGCAGCGAGTGGTCCGACTCGGCAATCTCCAGGGCGGTGGCTCGGTCGCCATACTCCTCGGCCAGCCGCTCGATCTCGTCGTCAAAAACGTCGGACAACCGCTTAAGGAAGAGCAGCGGCAGCAGGTAATCCTTGAACTTGGCCGCATCCTTTTCGCCCCGGATCGAGCAGGCGGCGTCCCAGAGCATCTGCTCCATCGGCTTGGTGGTGGGCGCAACCGCCACCCGCCCAGTGCGACGCCGGGTCACCTGAGCAGCTGCTTCAGCAGGCCGGGGGCTTTCAGCACCCTCGACCCCGGCCTCTCGCGCCAGCGCGAGGATGGTCTCCTGCGCGGCACGCTGGGGCTTATTACCGCCGCCTTCCCATCGGTTGACCGTGGCAAAGGAGACACCCAGGCGCTCGGCGAGCTGCTCCTGAGTCAGGTTGAGGGCCGCACGGGTGGCGCGGAGTATCGCTGGAAAATCGTTTTGTTTTGTCATGTCTGCTATGTTTGTTATATTCTGCTTACTTGTCAAGCAGAATTTGGCGATGGGGTGCACCACCGCCTCCGGAATAGGAGATCAGGCATGAGCGGGAACCGATGGGACACGGCTGGCGTGCCTCACAAGGGGTGGACGTGCGTTGACGTCGTCGACTTGCGAGCCGATGGCGGTCCGGCAGACGAAACCGATTACGCCACCTGCCAGATGTGCGGCAACGAGAAGATCCGCTACGTCCACATCATGGAGCATCCGGATCTGGACGAGCACTTCGACGTCGGGTGCGTCTGCGCCGGGAAGATGAGCGACGACTACGAGGGACCGAGGCGCCGCGAGGCAAGGCTGCGTAACCGGGCGGCGCGCCGGACCCGCTGGCTGCAGCGCAAGTGGCGGGTCTCCGCCAAGGGGAACAGCTTCCTCAACCTCGAAGGCTACAACCTGGTGGTCTATCCGACGAAGACGAAGCGCTGGGGCTTCAAGATCGGGGACCGATTCGGTCCGAGGACATACCCGACAGCCAACGAAGCCAAGCTGGCGCTGTTCGATGACTTCTGGGCGGCGACCCAGGATGATGACCGACTGTGGTCATCTGACTGATCTGCGGACGCGGGTTCAATTCCGCAAACGGGAATCGAACCGGCGTCCTGCACGATGCACTTGTCTGGTGACCCCGGCCGGGCAGAACTGGTAGGATTGTTGGCAGTTGGGACTGGATTCCGCACCTTTCCGCAGGAGTTCGCAGCGGTTCTAAGGCGCTGAGTTACACAGGTTTGGCGCAGGGTTCCACCCCACCGAAACTCCGCAAACTGTTCGATCCTGTTCGCAGGAACCCGCAGGAGTTCGAAATAGTCCGCACGGCCTCACGGTAAGCTGTTGATTTTGAACAACCCGCTTGATCAGTCCGCGCTTGCGGACTGCGGACTTCCAATGAGCCGGAAATCTGGCTCACCCAGACGGCTCTCGGTACCGACACGTTGCAAACAATCGGTACTTCTCGATAACGACCCGACGAATCGGAACATCTCAGCTAGCCCTGATGTTGCCCCTGCTTGCTGACGCGGCTTGGTAGTTCTGGCTGCAATATTGCCCCCCAATCGCTGTGGAAGGTAGCTCCCTGGGCAAGTGCAATCGAGGGGGGACGCTGCGTAGGGCCGCGTGCCCCCCATCCTGCAGCGTGACCTGATTGAGTCAAGGCCGGGTTGTCATGCAGGCAGTTTGGCTGCAAGCACTTCGACCTTCTCGATATTGGGCGGAGAACTGAGCAAGGTCGCGGCGTTGGCCATCAAGGCCGCGGCGATCTGGCCGTTCAGATGTGCCTGACGACCTGCCTCATCGGCAAAGGCATCGAACACACCGAACGTCGAAGGGCCAAACTTCAATGCAAACCAGGCAGTGGTGCCGGACTCGGCGTTGGCGAGCGGCAGTGCGCTGGCCAGGAAGTCGGCAAGCGCAGCCTCCTGGCCGGGTTTAGCTTCGAGGCGAACAAACAGGGCGAGCTTGGTCATGCTGTATTCCTTTGGGTAAATGGAAAAGTGGGTGAAGGGATCGACGAGCCTGCAGTCTAAATCTTCATGACAGCCATCTCTATAGGCAATAATGACAACTTTGATATCATTGTTGCCATGAAACTCCACATCCTTGTTTGTGATGGCGTGTTTGATCTGGGGCTTGCGGCGCTCACTGACACAGTGGGCTTGGCCAATGCGATGTCGGGCTCGCTGCCACAGGCTCCCGCGCACATAGAGCTCACGCTGGTGGGCGTGCGGCGTCGCATCCGAACTGCGCAAGGCTTGACGGTCCCCGTGGTCACTGCGCGTGGTGTGCCGGAACCAGACGTCGTGCTCGTGCCCGCGTTTGGTGACAAGATGCCTAACACGCTCTCGGCTCGGCTCACACGCCCCGACGTGCCCGATGCGGTCGCCATGCTACAGCAGTGGTCCACCGCTGGCGCGCACCTTGGTGCCGCCTGCTCCGGTAGTTTCTTGCTTGCAGAGAGTGGCCTGCTTGATGGGCATCGTGCGACGACGTCATGGTGGCTGGGGCCGATGTTTCGGCAGCGCTATCCGAACGTCACGCTGGACGAGTCACGCATGATCGTGAACTCGACACGCTTCACTACCGCGGGTGCCGCTTTAGCCCACGTCGACTTGGCCTTGCGCATCATCCGGGGGCGCAGTCCAGCGCTGGCGGCTCTAGTGGCACGCTATCTGCTGGTCGAGGCACGCAGTTCGCAAGCCGAGTTCGTGATTCCCGACCACCTTGCACATGCCGACCCGATGGTGGAGCGCTTCGAGTGCTGGGCCAGACGTCAGCTCGCGAAGGGGTTCTCGCTGGCCGAGGCGGCCAGCGCCGTGGGCACAAGCGAGCGCACCTTGGCGCGGCGGCTGCAAAGCGTTTTGGGCAAGACACCGCTGTCGTATTTCCAGGACCTGCGCGTGGAGCATGCCGTGCATCTCTTGCGCACCGGAAACGCGAGCGTCGACCAAGTCGCCGCACAGGTCGGGTACTCGGATGGGGTGACCCTGCGGGCCCTGTTGCGCCGCAAGCTGGGCCGGGGTGTCAGGGAGTTGCGACGCGGTGGATGACCAGAAGCGTTTGGTGTATGTACGGCTGGAGACCGCCGGGAAACTGACGCAGGCCAAACGGCGCATTTGGACCTGACAAACTACTGCCCGCCACGGCGCGCAAGCTCCAGTTTGACCCCGGACAAAGTTTTGCTGGCAATGTCGTGGTTGAGCAAATCAATACCTTGATTGAGCAACGCTGTGCACTGACGATTCGGCGGCTCACCGACCCCGCCGCCGACAATGATGCAGCCGCCGAGCCCACCGTTTGAACTACCGTGCAGACACGGGTTCGATTCAGGGTTTGGGAATTGAACCGACATCCCATCGCAGACGAGTTTGATGCCCGTTTCCGGCGACTGAATCGCCCAGATGGCCGGCGGTGCCGCCGACGTTGCAAATCGTCGGTACTTGTCGATATCTACCGACGAATCGGAACATTCCTCAGCTGACACTGACCTGGGCCACCACGGTCTTGGTCGAGGTCGCCAGGCACGACTCCTCGTAGGCCTCAATGTCGGCCTGCCGGTAGAGCGCGCGCCCGCAGAGCTTCAGAAACTTGGGGCCGATCCCTGCGCTGCGCCAGCGTTCCAGGGTGGCCTCACTGATACACCAGCGAACAGCCAGTTGTTTTTGATTGAGGTGAGCGACTTCCATCTTGGTCTCCGTCCGAACGAGTTGGCAGGAGTCCATGAAGGCGCTGTTCCGGCCGCGAGCCAAGGCAATTCCAGGAAGTGCCGCTACTCGGGCAGATCATTCAGCTCGTAGCTGGTGCTACGCCCGCCGGCATCCGATTTGCGCAGCACGCCCCGCGTCAGCAGATCGTTGATGTCGCGCAGTGCCGTGTCCGGCGAGCATTTGGCGATGGCCGCCCACTTGCTGCTGGTGAGCTTGCCCTCGAAACCATCGAGCAGCTTGCTCAGCAATTTCACCTGCCGCTCGTTCAACGGGGTCGTCGCCCAGCGCTGCCAGAACCGCGCTTTCGTCAGGACAGCGTCCAGCGTGTGCTGGGCCTGGTCGACGGCGCGATGAAGCGTGTCGAGGAACCAGGCAAGCCACTCGGTGACATCCATCGACCGCTTCTGCGTCCTCTCCAGGATGTCGTAGTAAGCCTTGCGTTCGCGCTGGATCTGCGCCGACAAACTGTAGAAGCGTTGCGGGCTGCCATCGGCACGCGCCAGCATCAGATCGCCAATGGCCCGGGCGATACGGCCATTGCCATCATCGAATGGATGCAGAGTGACGAACCACAGATGGCCAAGGCCTGCCTTGAGCAGTGGCGGTTCGTTTGATGTGCCATTCAGCCAGTCGAGGAAGCGGCTGGTTTCGGTCTCGAGGCGATCGGCCGGCGGTGCTTCGAAATGCACCCGCTGGCGGCCGATGGGTCCGGACACCACCTGCATCGGGCCGGTGGCATCGTCGCGCCAGCCGCCGACGTTGATCTTGGAGAGCCCAGAATAGCCGGTAGGAAACAGTGCGGCATGCCAGCCGAACAGACGCTCACGCGACACCAGTGCCTGGCAGTTGGCGGTGGCATCAAGCACCATCTCGACCACGCCTTCGACATGCCGATCGACCGGAGCGAGCGCGCCGATGTCAACGCCCAACCTGCGGGCGATGGACGAGCGCACGGATTCAACGTTGAGCTGCTCGCCTTCGATCTCGCTGGTCTTGACTACGTCCTCGGTGAGCGCCGCGAGACTCGCTTGGTCACGCAAGGCCATGCCGACGTCAGCCAGACGCCCCATCAAGAGCCCTTGGGCACGACTGACCTCAGCCATGGGCTCGGCCAGCGCCGCCAGGTCGAAGCGCCAGTTTGGCCAGTCACCGGCCTGCCAGATGTATTTGTATTCGCCGCTATTCATGCGGAGATTATGGGCTGCAATCTCCGCTCGCGCAAGTCAATCGCCGCGCATTGTGCGGTGAATTTGGTCACCATTCGCCGCATGACGGATCGCCTTGCCCCAGGAATGGGTGTAAATGGGTGTGTTATTGGCTGTGGCAACGGACGCGGGTTCAGTTCCCGTTTCGAGAATTGAACTGGCCACGGAAAGCAGACGAGGTTGAGGCCGTATTCCGACTACCAATCAGTCCGAAAAACCTGCTTGATCGTCCACTGCCGAAGGGCGTACCGACTGGCTTTTCGATCGAGTTCGCACTGGTTCGCAGCAACCCGCAGCGCTTCGATTCCGTACTTTCAATAGTCGTTTGATACGGGGTACCATCCCACCACCAAATACCTGTTCAATGCAATTCGGAGCAGTACACAAAACCCCGGTAAATCCTAGTGATTCCGGGGTTTTTTGTTGAATACTATTCAGTCCCATCCATTGATACCCTGCAAATTAATGGGGTAACTTTGGGGGTGGCTCACTTACCTCAATCTGGAGTTACCCCATAATGGCCTGAATGACGCGGCATTGCATAAAGCAAGCCTAAGGCAAAAGGGCTGTAAGCTCTATGATGAAGCGGACCCGCTCATTCAACCTACCCCTGCCGATGTAAGGGGTGTTTCAGGTGTCGAACCACGGCAAAGAAAAGCTGCTTTTCCCTGATATTTCGCTGCTTTTGGCACGCGAACGCAGGGAGTGAGGAGGCTGAAAAGCTGCTTGCCCAGAATATTGATCTGGAGAACATCTTGAGCAGCCAAATTGCCAGTTACCGATTCAATGCCATGCTAGAGTAGCCCATCAAACTCGAGTAAACGCTCTGCCCTTCTAGGACAATGCAATGTTTCTTTATCCAACGGCGCCACGGCGAGTCAACGAGAAACCCATTCATGACCATCGGTTTTTATATGTTAGATGGTTGGTTGTGTGGATTATCAATGCTGCGTGATCAACGCGTCGTCAGGTTCGCCATTTTTGTGAAACAGGTTGGCTTGACGCTTGAGCAGTGTGGTGATGTTCTGGGCGGGTAGGGGTTTGCTGAACAGGTAGCCTTGCATTATGTTGCAGCCCATTTTGTGCAGGGTTTTCATTTGTTGTAAGGTTTCCACGCCTTCTGCGATCAGATCCAGCTTGAAGCCTTTTGCAATTCCTGAAATGGCCGTGATGATGGGCACGCTTTCGTCATGGGTGTTGATGTCGCCCACGAAGGATTTATCGATCTTGATGTTGTGGATGGGGAATTGCCTCAGGTAGGACAGGGATGAGTAGCAAGTGCCGAAATCATCCAGGGCGATTCTGATGCCGTGTTTGCCCAGTGCCTTGAGTTTCGCTACTGTGTTTTCGAGATCTCTGACCAGCAGGTTTTCGGTAATCTCAATCTCAAAGAATTCTGGTTTCAGGTGATGCGACTGAATGTAGCTCAGTGTCTTGGAGACAAAGCTCTCTTCTTCCACCAGTTGCGGCGATACGTTGAGTGCAAGTCTGAAGTTCAGTAAGCCTGCGGCCTCCCACAGTTGCATCTGCTTGCAGGCTTCCCCCAGCAGCATTTCGCTGAGTGAGAAAATCAATCCTGTTTCTTCGGCAAGCGGGATGAATTCCGTGGGAGAGATGATGCCGAGCTCGGGATGATGCCAGCGTGCAAGCGCTTCAAGGCCGATGATCTTGCGCGTTTCTACATCGACTTGGGGCTGGTAGTGCAACATGATTTGCTTTTTCTCGATCGCACGCCTGAGCTCGTTTTCCATGGAGAGCTTCTTGTGGAACATGGCATTCATGCTGGCTTCATAGTATTGATAGCCATTTTTGCCACGCCATTTGACGTGATACATGGCGATGTCCGCGCTCTTGATCAGCGTTTCGATCGTATCACCATGGTCTGGGTATAGTGCGATGCCGATACTGGAGGAGATGAAGATTTCGCGTTCGTCCAACAGGAATGGGCGCTTGAGCTCATCCACAATTTTGGCCGCCACCAGGCTGGCGTCTTCTGGCTGTTGTAAGTCGTGCAGCAGCAGTGTGAACTCGTCTCCGCCCATGCGCGCCAGGGTATCTTGTGCGCGCAGACACCCTGAGAGTCGCTGTGCGACATGCTTGAGCAATTCGTCGCCATAAAAGTGCCCCAAGGTGTCGTTGACCCATTTGAACCGGTCTAGATCCAGGAACATGATGGCGAGTTGCTGTTGGTTGCGCTTGGCATGGTTCAAGGCCACATTGAGGCGATCTTTGAACAGGGCGCGATTGGGTAGGCCTGTCAAGGTATCGTGATAAGCCTGGCGGGTGATGACTTCTTCCACTTTTTTTCTGTCGCTGATATCGCGGGCGACGCCATAAGTGCCACTGAACGGAGTGCCTGATTCATGGGTGCCCCCGTAAGTCCCTGTTGCATTCAGGACGACAGTGATGAAGTTGATTTCAAAATGCCGTATGTCAGATTCCAGGTCCTTGCATTTCAAGCGCAGCTCTATGTTGCGTGTGGCACGGTTGCCGGTGCGGCGCTCATTGAATGCATACGAGGCGCGATCAAAGTCGTCGCTGTAAATGATTTCTGTATAGTGCTTGCCAATCAGGGATTCGCGCCTGTAGCCAAGAAGCGTTTCAACCCGGTGATTGATAAAGGTGAAATGGCCGCTGTCATCCAGGGTGTAAATAATGTCGGGTGAACTATTCACTAGGTAGCGGTACAGGTTTTCGGATTCCTCGAGCCTGGCATGGATGCTGCGGTTCTGCGTTTCTAGGCGCGATTTCTCGATCGCGTTTTCAATGGTATGCAGCAATTCTTCAGGTTGATAGGGCTTGCGCAAGAAGTCATAGGCACCCAGACGCATGGCCTCGATAGCGGCATTGAGAGTCTTTGTTCCACTGATGACGATGACCGGTGGAGGTGCCGAATAGGTGGCAAGCTCGGTCAGGACATCGAAGCCATTCATGTCTGGCATGGAGAGGTCGAGGAGCACGAGGTCGAACTTGATATCCATCACCAATTGCAGTGCATCTTCGCCCGAAGAGCATATTTCAGCGTTGTAGCCATGTAACTGCAGCAATTGCTGCAGGCTCTGCGCCAGGCGTTCGTTGTCGTCGACAATCAACAGAGTGGGCCTTGACATCAGTTTGTTCACGACTTGCGAAGGGTTGGAAGCAGCCATTGGTTTGCCTTAGTTGATCAGCTTGGAGTGCGGGTTGGCTTGGATGGGCAGGCGGATATCAAAGGTCGTTCCGGTACTGGAGGTGCGGCAGGCGATACTGCCGCACAATCCTTTGACTAGATCGTGGCTGATGGAAAGCCCGATACCGCCATGTTCTCCGCCTTTGGTGCTTTCCACAGGTGTGAATAGCTTGCTGAGCACGCTTTCAG from Methylobacillus flagellatus KT harbors:
- a CDS encoding N-6 DNA methylase — its product is MTKQNDFPAILRATRAALNLTQEQLAERLGVSFATVNRWEGGGNKPQRAAQETILALAREAGVEGAESPRPAEAAAQVTRRRTGRVAVAPTTKPMEQMLWDAACSIRGEKDAAKFKDYLLPLLFLKRLSDVFDDEIERLAEEYGDRATALEIAESDHSLLRFYLPPEARWAVISGRESFDWPLDDRGRPTAPRDIGEHLTKAVRAVVKQNPTLSGVIDVVDFAAERNGERDINPAKLRGVVETFSDPRYRLGLADVQPDFLGRAYEYLLRKFAEGSGQSAGEFFTPTEVGFLMAHILRPKPGETCHDYACGSAGLLIKLQLVARELDPTSRVPLKLSGQELQAESYAVAQMNAIIHDMEVELARGDTMINPKFREASGKIRGHDIVVANPMWNQPFAADLFANDPFDRFRTAGGITSGKGDWAWLQHTLACMNDHGRAAVVLDTGAVTRGSGSKNEDKERTIRKWFVEQDLIDGVILLPENLFYNTTAAGVIVVLSRRKPAARKGKIVLLNASRRFKKGRPKNYLPEEDIRPLAAMYLKGEPVEGELAVITTEQAREADYNLSPSRWVGQNGDAEIGSIPNLLRALEQLNEEDASLTSGLLQLLRPLAKTGDA
- a CDS encoding restriction endonuclease subunit S; translation: MTVESWATESVADCLVPVSVTGKAKIQSRDYKPSGRFPVIDQGQEPIAGWTDDESAVIDTPLPLIVFGDHTRVFKFLDTPFARGADGTQLLRPKPGIDPLFFFYACRAVDLPARGYNRHFTILKEKEISYPSSDGEQKAIAAVLRQTESALVQQSSLLDMLQELKRATLGELFSRGLRAEAQKETEIGLMPESWSPRTILELCEIWSGGTPRKSVTEYWNGDIPWVSGKDLKRPALDDAIDHVSAAGVEAGSRLAPEGAVLLLVRGMGLAKDLPVAVINRAMAFNQDVKALVTRGEYSGQFLRSAIYAGKERLLSQIVPSAHGTMTLNLNDVETFKVACPSDPDEAKDIVTILHTLDRKIDLHQTKCEVLEELFESLLRKLMTGEIAVSDLDLSALSPASTQHEEATA
- a CDS encoding helix-turn-helix domain-containing protein, with the protein product MVERFECWARRQLAKGFSLAEAASAVGTSERTLARRLQSVLGKTPLSYFQDLRVEHAVHLLRTGNASVDQVAAQVGYSDGVTLRALLRRKLGRGVRELRRGG
- a CDS encoding helix-turn-helix transcriptional regulator encodes the protein MEVAHLNQKQLAVRWCISEATLERWRSAGIGPKFLKLCGRALYRQADIEAYEESCLATSTKTVVAQVSVS
- a CDS encoding putative quinol monooxygenase, which codes for MTKLALFVRLEAKPGQEAALADFLASALPLANAESGTTAWFALKFGPSTFGVFDAFADEAGRQAHLNGQIAAALMANAATLLSSPPNIEKVEVLAAKLPA
- a CDS encoding Fic family protein — its product is MNSGEYKYIWQAGDWPNWRFDLAALAEPMAEVSRAQGLLMGRLADVGMALRDQASLAALTEDVVKTSEIEGEQLNVESVRSSIARRLGVDIGALAPVDRHVEGVVEMVLDATANCQALVSRERLFGWHAALFPTGYSGLSKINVGGWRDDATGPMQVVSGPIGRQRVHFEAPPADRLETETSRFLDWLNGTSNEPPLLKAGLGHLWFVTLHPFDDGNGRIARAIGDLMLARADGSPQRFYSLSAQIQRERKAYYDILERTQKRSMDVTEWLAWFLDTLHRAVDQAQHTLDAVLTKARFWQRWATTPLNERQVKLLSKLLDGFEGKLTSSKWAAIAKCSPDTALRDINDLLTRGVLRKSDAGGRSTSYELNDLPE
- a CDS encoding EAL domain-containing protein, whose product is MAASNPSQVVNKLMSRPTLLIVDDNERLAQSLQQLLQLHGYNAEICSSGEDALQLVMDIKFDLVLLDLSMPDMNGFDVLTELATYSAPPPVIVISGTKTLNAAIEAMRLGAYDFLRKPYQPEELLHTIENAIEKSRLETQNRSIHARLEESENLYRYLVNSSPDIIYTLDDSGHFTFINHRVETLLGYRRESLIGKHYTEIIYSDDFDRASYAFNERRTGNRATRNIELRLKCKDLESDIRHFEINFITVVLNATGTYGGTHESGTPFSGTYGVARDISDRKKVEEVITRQAYHDTLTGLPNRALFKDRLNVALNHAKRNQQQLAIMFLDLDRFKWVNDTLGHFYGDELLKHVAQRLSGCLRAQDTLARMGGDEFTLLLHDLQQPEDASLVAAKIVDELKRPFLLDEREIFISSSIGIALYPDHGDTIETLIKSADIAMYHVKWRGKNGYQYYEASMNAMFHKKLSMENELRRAIEKKQIMLHYQPQVDVETRKIIGLEALARWHHPELGIISPTEFIPLAEETGLIFSLSEMLLGEACKQMQLWEAAGLLNFRLALNVSPQLVEEESFVSKTLSYIQSHHLKPEFFEIEITENLLVRDLENTVAKLKALGKHGIRIALDDFGTCYSSLSYLRQFPIHNIKIDKSFVGDINTHDESVPIITAISGIAKGFKLDLIAEGVETLQQMKTLHKMGCNIMQGYLFSKPLPAQNITTLLKRQANLFHKNGEPDDALITQH